The following are encoded in a window of Halosolutus halophilus genomic DNA:
- a CDS encoding SHOCT domain-containing protein produces the protein MASSNQLDTTTIVLLILGAIILLPLLTMGMGFGGMMGYGGMMGQYGGTGGWWPFIGMLVPLLILLGGGYLVFRRMSETQTSRNPAMEELRAAYARGDLTDEEFEARRDRLERSE, from the coding sequence ATGGCTTCATCGAACCAGCTCGACACCACGACCATCGTTCTCCTCATCCTCGGAGCGATCATCCTGCTCCCGTTGCTCACAATGGGGATGGGCTTCGGCGGGATGATGGGTTACGGTGGGATGATGGGTCAGTATGGCGGAACTGGTGGATGGTGGCCGTTCATCGGGATGCTCGTCCCGCTCCTCATCCTCCTCGGCGGTGGCTACCTCGTCTTCCGGCGCATGAGCGAAACGCAGACGTCTCGAAATCCCGCAATGGAGGAACTCCGCGCGGCATACGCTCGCGGCGACCTCACTGACGAGGAGTTCGAAGCCCGCCGCGACAGGCTCGAACGGTCGGAGTAA
- a CDS encoding plastocyanin/azurin family copper-binding protein: protein MLGAGAVASAALSQPASAQETPVVKMGNNYFDPIGHHVEPGTTVRFEIAAGAHSATAYENRIPSDASGFDRGVISSGGFEYTFEEPGTYDYYCIPHKSVASLPATPAVQPKRVQSRTVPYLRATRSSNKAR, encoded by the coding sequence GTGCTCGGTGCAGGCGCAGTCGCCAGCGCAGCCCTCTCTCAGCCAGCGAGCGCACAGGAGACGCCCGTCGTGAAGATGGGCAACAACTATTTCGACCCGATCGGGCACCACGTCGAACCCGGCACGACCGTCCGCTTCGAGATAGCAGCCGGTGCACACTCGGCAACGGCCTACGAGAACCGGATTCCATCCGACGCCAGCGGATTCGATCGTGGGGTCATCTCGTCAGGAGGGTTCGAGTACACGTTCGAAGAACCGGGCACGTACGACTACTACTGTATCCCGCACAAGTCGGTCGCATCGTTACCGGCAACCCCGGCGGTCCAGCCGAAGAGAGTCCAATCCCGGACGGTGCCGTACCTGAGAGCGACGCGATCGTCGAACAAGGCGCGGTAG
- a CDS encoding SHOCT domain-containing protein → MTQLTTHIGRTARRLAILTVPLLVAATGTAAAHGGGSYGGGGMMGGGWGLFGGAMGLWGLLWMGLLIAVPLYIVYALLNRGSGGNDEQSLSVLRERYARGELSDDEFDRRRKQLERTG, encoded by the coding sequence ATGACGCAACTCACCACTCACATCGGACGCACTGCTCGTCGACTCGCGATACTCACCGTTCCGCTGCTGGTCGCGGCGACTGGAACGGCTGCTGCCCACGGTGGTGGGAGCTACGGCGGCGGCGGCATGATGGGCGGCGGCTGGGGCCTCTTCGGCGGAGCGATGGGGCTCTGGGGACTCCTCTGGATGGGGCTCCTCATCGCCGTCCCGCTCTACATCGTCTATGCGCTCCTCAACCGAGGTTCCGGCGGGAACGATGAGCAGTCGCTATCGGTTCTCCGCGAGCGCTACGCCCGCGGGGAGCTCTCAGACGACGAATTTGATCGACGGCGAAAACAGCTCGAACGTACCGGATGA
- a CDS encoding DUF302 domain-containing protein encodes MEYTIQTSVTGDFDDIVDTTIAALEDEGFGVLCDIDIQATLKEKLGEEFRQYRILGACNPPLAYEGLTEEIELGALLPCNVIVYETDDGDIVVSAVDPQQLVGIAGNDALDSIATEVNERFERVLSAVTDEQESTLGA; translated from the coding sequence ATGGAATACACAATACAGACTTCAGTCACCGGCGATTTCGACGACATCGTCGACACCACGATCGCAGCGCTCGAAGACGAAGGGTTCGGCGTCCTCTGTGACATTGACATCCAGGCGACGCTCAAGGAGAAACTCGGCGAAGAATTTCGCCAGTACCGCATTCTCGGTGCATGCAATCCCCCGCTGGCATACGAGGGACTGACCGAAGAAATCGAACTCGGCGCACTCCTCCCGTGTAACGTCATCGTCTACGAAACCGATGACGGCGATATCGTTGTGAGTGCCGTCGATCCGCAGCAATTGGTCGGCATCGCAGGCAACGATGCGCTCGACTCCATCGCGACCGAGGTCAACGAGCGTTTCGAGCGTGTTCTCTCGGCCGTCACCGACGAACAAGAGTCCACGTTGGGGGCCTGA
- a CDS encoding SHOCT domain-containing protein, producing MLGLIGGLLYWALGSGDEPSESDDSAMEPLQRRYARGEIDEAEFQRRRERLVKNQENGSVETPFFRCVFD from the coding sequence ATGCTCGGGCTAATCGGCGGACTCCTCTACTGGGCGCTAGGTTCAGGTGACGAACCTTCCGAGAGTGACGATTCCGCGATGGAACCCCTCCAACGACGGTACGCACGTGGCGAGATCGACGAAGCGGAGTTCCAGCGACGCCGTGAGCGATTGGTGAAGAATCAAGAGAACGGCTCTGTTGAAACCCCATTCTTCAGATGTGTTTTTGACTGA
- a CDS encoding SHOCT domain-containing protein, protein MSTERTSDGLLRIVLIVLAVIVLFPLLMMVFAVPMMGMMGWWWGGGMAGGLSPLWGIGMMLVWLVVLVGIGYLLYRGLVGRVGPSMSSDRALEELRVAYARGDLSDEEFEERRAKLRREESQ, encoded by the coding sequence ATGTCCACCGAGCGCACCTCCGACGGCCTGCTCCGCATCGTCCTAATCGTTCTCGCAGTGATCGTCCTGTTCCCGCTGCTAATGATGGTATTCGCGGTGCCGATGATGGGGATGATGGGGTGGTGGTGGGGCGGCGGGATGGCTGGCGGCCTCTCACCTCTGTGGGGCATCGGGATGATGCTCGTCTGGCTCGTCGTCCTCGTCGGTATCGGGTACCTCCTCTATCGCGGCCTCGTCGGCCGCGTTGGACCGTCGATGAGCTCAGACCGCGCCCTCGAGGAACTCCGAGTGGCGTACGCTCGCGGTGATCTCTCCGACGAGGAGTTCGAGGAACGTCGTGCGAAGCTCCGCCGCGAGGAGTCGCAGTAA
- a CDS encoding FRG domain-containing protein: MGVNDNEFVADEWPKLQRLMYRNSWNEEIARHRSPYVFRGITDTDHDVRTSLQRFVGESGKWELEIHLLRNFRQYARQEINQPESPFHLMTLAQHHGLPTRLLDWTSSPAVAAYFATGGSPDADGVLWAVDYGAAHELLPDYFQEFLGEMGADMFNAEMLDDLMTQVIEGSKETDSQDTDRRTVPMHNVRDILTEFSKQRSEDYIVFFEPPAIDRRIINQAALFSMTANPRTSMDEWFGRHPDLYWKVIIPAECKREFRDKLDQANINHRTLFPSLDGIARWLKEHYKPSRSQRT; this comes from the coding sequence ATGGGAGTGAATGACAACGAGTTCGTCGCGGACGAGTGGCCAAAGCTTCAGCGCCTCATGTACCGGAACTCGTGGAATGAGGAGATAGCGCGGCATCGGTCGCCGTACGTGTTCCGCGGAATTACCGACACCGACCACGACGTCAGGACATCGCTCCAGCGGTTCGTCGGCGAGTCGGGCAAGTGGGAATTAGAGATCCATCTACTCCGCAACTTCCGACAGTACGCGCGTCAGGAAATCAACCAGCCCGAATCCCCGTTCCATCTCATGACACTCGCCCAACACCACGGGTTGCCGACACGACTCCTCGATTGGACGTCCTCCCCGGCAGTTGCTGCATACTTTGCAACTGGCGGCTCACCTGACGCTGACGGCGTCCTATGGGCCGTCGATTATGGGGCCGCCCACGAACTCCTTCCCGACTACTTTCAGGAGTTTCTCGGCGAGATGGGGGCGGACATGTTCAACGCGGAGATGCTCGACGACCTCATGACGCAGGTGATCGAGGGTTCCAAGGAAACCGACAGCCAGGATACAGACCGTCGAACGGTTCCGATGCACAACGTCAGAGATATCCTTACAGAATTCTCGAAGCAACGAAGTGAGGATTATATCGTCTTCTTCGAGCCACCAGCAATCGATCGGCGTATCATCAATCAGGCGGCGCTCTTCTCGATGACTGCCAACCCCCGGACGTCCATGGACGAGTGGTTCGGCCGACATCCGGACCTCTACTGGAAGGTCATCATTCCCGCAGAGTGCAAGCGAGAGTTTCGCGACAAGTTGGACCAGGCGAACATCAATCATCGAACGTTGTTCCCCAGTCTCGATGGAATCGCGAGGTGGCTGAAAGAACATTACAAACCCAGTCGATCGCAGCGAACGTAG
- a CDS encoding thioredoxin family protein, translated as MAEVILFTQETCGACATQREKNEGIEDEYPDVEFREVDIQKDLETAEEYGVRKTPTTLVYANGEQTAEFIGIVDRNDLESAIESATQQSSGFAQRLVDVVRG; from the coding sequence GTGGCCGAAGTCATCCTCTTCACCCAAGAGACGTGCGGAGCATGCGCAACACAGCGGGAGAAAAACGAGGGCATCGAGGACGAATACCCCGACGTCGAGTTTCGAGAGGTCGACATCCAGAAAGATCTGGAAACGGCCGAGGAGTACGGCGTCCGGAAGACGCCGACGACACTCGTCTACGCGAACGGTGAACAGACCGCTGAATTCATCGGCATTGTCGACCGGAACGACCTGGAATCGGCTATCGAGAGCGCGACCCAGCAGTCATCTGGATTCGCCCAGCGCCTCGTCGATGTCGTGCGCGGATAA